A region from the Pseudomonas promysalinigenes genome encodes:
- the hpf gene encoding ribosome hibernation-promoting factor, HPF/YfiA family, with protein MQVNISGQHVEVTQPLREYVLEKLARVESHFDKITNVQVIMKVEKLQQKVEATLQIPGGEVVANAEHEDMYAAIDALADKLDRQLKKHKEKQQSLLQGAAAR; from the coding sequence ATGCAAGTCAATATCAGTGGACAGCATGTAGAAGTCACCCAGCCACTGCGTGAATATGTGCTCGAAAAGCTCGCGCGCGTGGAGAGTCACTTCGACAAGATCACCAACGTGCAGGTCATCATGAAAGTCGAGAAGCTGCAGCAAAAGGTCGAAGCGACCTTGCAGATTCCAGGCGGTGAAGTGGTTGCCAACGCCGAACACGAAGACATGTATGCAGCAATCGATGCCTTGGCCGACAAGCTCGACCGCCAACTGAAAAAACACAAGGAAAAACAGCAAAGCCTGCTGCAAGGTGCAGCCGCTCGCTGA